The proteins below come from a single Eubacterium limosum genomic window:
- a CDS encoding Thoeris anti-defense Tad2 family protein, whose product MFNQEKIRDLESRVKRLEDQPNLVPIKQGRLKIEDALIKDADFGVSISVDAIAKRLKNIVQSEMTELKPKICEVVEELNYEKKGTFGWALQQLKKGNAVTRQNYLKKDAQCFIEPAYNDKELLFFALIDRKQHNIFKPNTDDLLAEDWLLVDRYNVNNYFDETVKTYIIPDTSEKLLNFQEAFKLMRQEDLPVKRKCWNGYWKWDGETILIFTADNRIVNIRETRFLANTIKEILADDWEIATEENCSVPIV is encoded by the coding sequence ATGTTTAATCAAGAAAAAATCAGAGATTTAGAAAGTCGTGTAAAGCGATTAGAGGATCAACCCAATTTAGTACCAATTAAGCAAGGTCGTTTGAAGATCGAAGACGCATTAATCAAAGATGCCGATTTTGGCGTTTCGATTTCAGTCGATGCCATTGCCAAACGTTTGAAAAACATTGTGCAGAGCGAAATGACGGAGCTCAAGCCAAAAATCTGTGAAGTGGTAGAGGAGTTAAACTACGAAAAAAAAGGCACCTTTGGCTGGGCATTGCAGCAGCTTAAAAAGGGAAATGCGGTCACACGTCAAAATTATCTTAAAAAAGATGCACAATGTTTCATTGAGCCAGCCTATAATGATAAAGAACTTTTATTCTTTGCCTTGATTGATCGTAAGCAACATAATATTTTCAAACCCAATACGGATGATTTATTGGCTGAGGATTGGTTGTTAGTTGATCGGTACAACGTGAACAACTACTTCGATGAGACAGTTAAAACATACATCATTCCAGACACATCCGAAAAGTTGCTCAATTTCCAGGAAGCTTTTAAGCTGATGCGCCAGGAAGATCTGCCTGTAAAACGTAAATGCTGGAATGGTTATTGGAAGTGGGATGGGGAAACGATCTTAATTTTTACTGCCGATAACCGTATTGTCAATATCCGGGAGACGAGATTTTTAGCCAATACAATCAAAGAAATTCTGGCTGATGATTGGGAAATCGCAACAGAAGAAAACTGTTCAGTGCCCATTGTTTAA
- a CDS encoding phage scaffolding protein, with product MKLKEFLKSKGLSDEQIADILKATGEDVMIDDGKAAARTTELEEQLKTANDTIKGLKKDNVDNEALQLKVTEYEEQIKTLEKDSKEKIRSMALDNAISGFLKENKAKYPDLLASKFDRDKLVVDEQGQVNGLGEQGKQLMDQYKEMFQESISGFTPPSPDTGSQASGSTYENLVKNADNMSVEEIQAQLGEMKF from the coding sequence ATGAAATTAAAAGAGTTTTTAAAAAGTAAAGGTCTTTCAGATGAGCAGATTGCAGACATTTTGAAGGCTACTGGTGAGGACGTCATGATTGATGATGGGAAGGCTGCTGCCAGAACAACAGAATTAGAGGAGCAGCTCAAAACCGCCAATGATACCATCAAGGGGCTGAAGAAGGACAATGTTGACAACGAGGCCCTGCAGCTGAAGGTGACGGAATATGAGGAACAGATTAAGACACTGGAAAAGGATAGTAAAGAAAAAATCCGCAGCATGGCCCTGGATAATGCCATTTCTGGATTCCTGAAAGAGAACAAAGCCAAGTACCCCGATTTGTTGGCAAGCAAATTTGACCGTGACAAGCTTGTGGTGGATGAGCAGGGCCAGGTTAATGGACTGGGAGAACAGGGCAAGCAGCTCATGGATCAGTACAAGGAAATGTTTCAGGAAAGTATTTCCGGATTTACGCCGCCGAGCCCAGATACAGGTTCCCAGGCATCCGGCAGCACCTATGAAAATTTGGTTAAAAACGCGGATAACATGTCCGTTGAAGAGATTCAGGCCCAGCTGGGCGAAATGAAATTTTAG
- a CDS encoding phage capsid protein: MAVTSFKPTLWEAALLLNFHNVSIGDAITTAPTSVQGETCRFNRIGAGTIKDYSGSVEWDEITTTPEDMTFDQQKYFAFSLDDCDAVQLKGPVIQETTAEHSAILAESYDRYILAQAGALTKAAQNIGSASSKKLVTPKNAYDYIVDLATLLNKLKAPKVNRFVVVTADMLGVLSKDPRFTSNPNVLANGIVEGQTISTLQVVQSEELPANKIIALHKSAIGAAKQLSEIEAMRLQDSFSDGVRGLCKYGAKVLREDAIAVLNCTIGTIEDVPPTKVEVANTDANPVKTKEVTA, translated from the coding sequence ATGGCAGTAACAAGTTTTAAACCAACACTCTGGGAAGCGGCTTTGCTTCTCAATTTTCATAACGTTTCGATTGGGGACGCGATCACAACTGCACCGACCAGTGTCCAGGGTGAAACTTGTCGTTTCAACCGGATCGGAGCAGGCACGATTAAGGATTATAGTGGATCGGTCGAGTGGGATGAGATCACGACCACTCCTGAGGACATGACCTTTGACCAGCAGAAATACTTTGCTTTCAGCCTGGATGACTGTGACGCGGTACAGCTGAAGGGGCCGGTGATCCAGGAAACCACAGCCGAGCATTCTGCAATTCTGGCAGAAAGCTATGACCGCTATATTTTGGCACAGGCCGGAGCGTTGACCAAAGCCGCCCAGAACATTGGCAGCGCGTCTTCTAAGAAGCTGGTAACGCCGAAAAATGCCTATGACTATATTGTTGATCTGGCGACGCTGCTGAACAAGCTGAAGGCACCAAAGGTCAACCGCTTTGTGGTCGTGACCGCGGATATGCTGGGCGTTCTCTCCAAAGACCCACGCTTTACATCCAATCCGAATGTACTGGCAAACGGCATTGTTGAAGGCCAGACCATCAGCACACTACAGGTGGTTCAATCTGAAGAGCTGCCTGCGAACAAAATCATCGCGCTGCATAAGTCCGCTATTGGTGCAGCGAAACAGCTTTCTGAGATTGAAGCCATGCGGCTTCAGGATTCTTTCTCAGATGGGGTCCGTGGTCTGTGCAAGTATGGCGCGAAGGTATTGCGGGAAGATGCCATTGCAGTTCTGAACTGTACCATTGGTACCATCGAAGATGTGCCGCCGACCAAGGTTGAAGTCGCTAATACTGATGCCAATCCGGTTAAAACAAAGGAAGTCACCGCATAA
- a CDS encoding phage head-tail connector protein, which translates to MEERLLLELSHYPGFGDLDEPLQKCLIEDAIAEVKSYVNCPAKTELPMEMKAVVKEIALIRFNKMGAEGIAATSQSGVSENYIEDLPAGLRRQLRRIRKLPR; encoded by the coding sequence ATGGAAGAACGATTATTACTAGAGCTGTCCCATTACCCCGGTTTTGGAGATTTGGATGAACCCTTGCAGAAATGCCTGATAGAGGATGCTATTGCCGAAGTAAAGAGCTATGTCAATTGTCCAGCAAAGACAGAGCTTCCGATGGAAATGAAAGCAGTTGTCAAAGAGATTGCACTCATTCGCTTTAATAAGATGGGTGCTGAAGGCATTGCCGCAACCAGTCAGAGCGGTGTCTCTGAAAATTATATTGAAGATTTGCCCGCTGGGCTTCGCAGACAGCTTAGACGTATACGAAAGTTACCGAGGTGA
- a CDS encoding phage tail tape measure protein, with translation MPGLTGGISLAPLKVELKADITGFKSDMEKARVTGVTEAEKISKSLENTAKTGERLSSVGSNLTKYVSLPLAGVATVAGKMAMDFEKSMGMVSTLLDGTTEQVKDRTAELSESVLNVSKDTGVAAKDISGGLYEVISAYGDTADSAKILEVAAKGAKASGASTTDTIRLLSSVTKGYGDTSFEANQKVADLAFLTAKLGQTTFPELASSIGQVVPLCENLKVSQEELFGVMATATGVTGTASEVSTQLKGVLQALMSPTESMIVLMNDLGYANGQAMMESLGLQGSINTIVKAAEDSGKPLQDYIGEINGQIIALALAGAQSENLTEKTKAMMEANGAATEAYEKSQDNMGAKFEKAMNKIMVSLIELGDAAAPTLEKIADMISDVADWFGSLSDEQQENILKWGGLAAAAGPVLKLFGDGIQMFTKLTPAIAGLSKGFDVLSGAGKSVTRTVPKATSVAKDLAKEVGGLPALLKPAAKEATELATAGGSIAKALPDASKVIEGVEYAIDGIPKAAAPAAESLTTVAGAAGEAATAVGGGSGLAGTLSNVLGSSLGTAAIGVGAFAVAAAGIGVGIAEAYKQMNADVVPEVDLFSETIDTATKRIADSSGMGASIAAENTVKISDATKEALGAYMELDDGVTQSLYNIGLNSENITAETTNTIFTNFASMSQMLIDKENETYNTRIEALSTFLTSSSTMEAASGQAILDQINQRHSDRISSTEAMQARLTELQTIAAANNGQLSREEQAELKSIQDQMREDAIGALTQTEQEAAVIRARIKEYQGRLSAEMASELIIKANEARDGEIKAAQEKRDGIIVQAEGLRRAGDITQEQYDEMVRAAQEGCDQQISEAERTCDGVKKEIEEGTPGILNALNIQTGEMLSPFEIFKENVLGIFNSIAAWWDNLPFNKGVSVTDRIKNSSGYSHSYNGVENVPYDGYRIYAHKDERLLTAEENAAYTRMLSGNSGGIHQEFNFYGDNNSPSEIGRAAEKAMRDIPTTP, from the coding sequence ATGCCAGGATTGACAGGCGGTATCTCTCTTGCGCCTCTTAAGGTAGAGCTCAAAGCAGATATTACCGGTTTTAAGTCCGATATGGAAAAAGCCAGGGTAACGGGTGTTACTGAGGCCGAAAAAATTAGCAAATCCCTCGAAAATACGGCTAAAACAGGTGAACGCTTATCCAGTGTCGGCAGCAATCTGACGAAATACGTATCACTCCCACTTGCTGGGGTTGCGACAGTGGCTGGAAAAATGGCAATGGACTTTGAAAAATCCATGGGGATGGTTTCCACACTGTTAGACGGCACAACAGAACAGGTCAAAGACCGTACAGCGGAGCTGTCTGAAAGTGTGTTGAATGTTTCCAAAGATACCGGCGTTGCCGCTAAAGACATATCCGGAGGGCTTTATGAGGTTATTTCGGCTTATGGAGATACTGCGGATAGCGCTAAAATTCTGGAGGTTGCGGCCAAAGGGGCCAAAGCCTCTGGAGCCAGCACGACCGATACCATTCGTCTCTTATCTAGCGTTACTAAGGGTTATGGAGATACCAGCTTCGAAGCCAACCAAAAAGTGGCGGATCTGGCGTTCTTGACCGCCAAGCTTGGGCAGACCACTTTTCCAGAACTTGCAAGTTCAATTGGTCAGGTAGTTCCACTTTGTGAGAATTTAAAAGTTAGTCAGGAAGAGCTTTTCGGCGTAATGGCCACGGCAACGGGCGTCACAGGAACCGCTTCCGAAGTAAGCACGCAGTTAAAAGGCGTTTTACAAGCGCTTATGTCTCCAACTGAAAGTATGATCGTTCTTATGAATGATCTTGGTTATGCTAACGGGCAAGCCATGATGGAATCTCTTGGGCTTCAAGGATCAATCAATACGATCGTAAAAGCAGCAGAGGATTCAGGTAAGCCGCTTCAAGATTACATCGGAGAAATTAATGGGCAGATAATTGCTCTGGCGCTTGCCGGAGCTCAATCCGAAAACCTGACAGAAAAAACCAAGGCGATGATGGAAGCCAACGGCGCAGCAACCGAGGCTTATGAAAAAAGCCAGGATAACATGGGCGCTAAGTTTGAGAAGGCCATGAATAAAATCATGGTTTCACTCATTGAACTTGGCGATGCGGCAGCACCCACCCTGGAAAAAATTGCGGACATGATCTCAGATGTGGCGGACTGGTTTGGAAGTCTGAGCGATGAGCAGCAGGAGAATATTTTAAAATGGGGCGGTCTTGCAGCAGCAGCCGGTCCGGTCTTGAAGCTGTTCGGCGATGGTATCCAAATGTTCACTAAACTGACACCTGCTATAGCTGGTTTATCAAAAGGTTTTGATGTCCTAAGTGGCGCCGGAAAATCTGTAACCAGAACGGTGCCGAAGGCAACCTCGGTGGCTAAAGACCTTGCTAAAGAGGTTGGTGGCCTACCAGCGCTTTTAAAACCGGCGGCCAAAGAAGCCACGGAGTTAGCTACAGCTGGCGGTAGTATTGCCAAAGCCTTACCGGATGCTTCAAAAGTTATTGAAGGGGTCGAATACGCCATTGATGGGATACCAAAAGCAGCTGCACCAGCTGCGGAGTCCTTAACAACGGTTGCGGGTGCTGCCGGTGAAGCAGCAACAGCAGTCGGCGGTGGTTCTGGGTTAGCCGGGACGCTCTCCAATGTTTTAGGCTCTTCTCTTGGAACAGCAGCTATTGGAGTGGGCGCATTTGCCGTTGCCGCAGCAGGGATTGGTGTGGGCATTGCAGAAGCATATAAACAGATGAATGCGGATGTGGTGCCAGAGGTAGATCTGTTCAGCGAAACCATTGATACTGCGACCAAACGCATTGCAGACAGCTCAGGGATGGGCGCGTCCATTGCGGCTGAAAACACCGTTAAAATATCCGATGCCACCAAGGAAGCCCTGGGGGCCTATATGGAGCTGGATGACGGTGTCACGCAGTCCCTTTACAATATCGGATTGAATTCTGAAAATATTACTGCTGAGACCACCAACACTATTTTTACAAATTTTGCATCCATGAGTCAGATGCTCATTGACAAGGAAAATGAAACGTACAATACACGCATTGAAGCTTTAAGCACTTTTTTAACCAGCAGTTCAACCATGGAAGCCGCCAGTGGTCAGGCGATCCTTGATCAGATCAACCAAAGGCATTCTGACAGAATTTCAAGTACCGAGGCTATGCAGGCCCGGCTGACCGAATTACAGACGATTGCGGCAGCCAATAACGGGCAGCTCTCCCGAGAAGAACAAGCAGAGCTTAAGAGCATTCAGGATCAGATGCGTGAGGACGCTATCGGTGCCTTAACGCAGACAGAACAGGAAGCCGCGGTCATCCGTGCCCGTATCAAGGAATACCAGGGGCGCTTAAGCGCAGAAATGGCCTCCGAATTAATCATCAAAGCCAATGAAGCCCGTGACGGTGAAATCAAGGCCGCCCAGGAAAAACGGGATGGCATTATTGTTCAGGCTGAAGGGCTCAGACGGGCCGGAGATATCACACAGGAGCAATACGATGAGATGGTACGCGCAGCCCAGGAAGGCTGTGATCAGCAGATCAGCGAGGCAGAAAGAACCTGTGACGGCGTCAAAAAAGAAATCGAAGAAGGTACGCCTGGTATCTTGAATGCTCTTAACATCCAGACAGGAGAAATGTTATCCCCATTTGAAATATTCAAGGAAAATGTACTCGGTATTTTCAATAGCATAGCTGCTTGGTGGGATAATTTACCCTTTAATAAAGGTGTTTCAGTTACAGATCGGATTAAAAATAGTTCAGGCTATTCTCATAGCTATAATGGCGTTGAGAACGTCCCCTATGACGGATACCGCATCTATGCCCATAAGGATGAGCGTTTGCTGACAGCTGAAGAAAATGCCGCCTACACCCGGATGCTCTCTGGTAACTCAGGCGGTATTCATCAGGAATTCAACTTCTACGGCGACAATAACAGCCCATCCGAAATTGGACGGGCAGCTGAAAAAGCCATGCGGGATATCCCGACAACACCTTAA
- a CDS encoding phage distal tail protein: MKYESIELINENNGHHVLFESFVRDTGFLLQDFDPGVAPASFKTAKGYGQDGVTKYSAPLDIRNPRFTASIIGNGLAEIEILKQELDFVMNPKDTLTLKVNYETHGTHPESKIIHGSPDQSVDYSTNYKTSNDFLQEFKGGLDCFNPFYTDPADSRIALTSWEGGLTFPFTPPFTLAHRGAPTISVFNDGHVKTPVLIIFTGPAVYPKVTNQTTGEFVAVRKELLEDETLYINTAYSEKSIEIEKNGVRRNGYNYIDQNSFLSFNLAVGDNILEYSNGRTDLTNAVEVRYRRRYLGI; encoded by the coding sequence ATGAAATACGAAAGCATTGAACTCATCAACGAAAATAACGGACACCATGTGCTGTTTGAAAGCTTTGTCCGGGACACCGGTTTTCTCCTCCAGGACTTTGATCCGGGGGTGGCACCAGCAAGCTTTAAAACGGCGAAAGGCTACGGACAGGACGGGGTAACGAAATACTCGGCCCCCCTGGATATTCGCAATCCTCGTTTTACGGCCTCCATTATCGGGAACGGCCTAGCAGAGATTGAGATTCTGAAACAGGAGCTTGACTTTGTCATGAACCCCAAAGATACGCTAACCCTGAAAGTCAACTATGAAACCCATGGCACGCATCCGGAATCCAAGATCATTCACGGATCACCGGATCAATCCGTGGACTACTCCACCAACTATAAAACCTCCAATGACTTCCTGCAGGAGTTTAAGGGTGGCCTTGACTGTTTTAATCCGTTTTATACGGACCCGGCAGACAGCCGGATTGCACTGACAAGCTGGGAAGGCGGTTTAACCTTTCCTTTTACACCGCCTTTTACCCTGGCCCATCGCGGCGCACCCACCATATCGGTTTTTAATGATGGGCATGTAAAGACACCCGTACTGATTATTTTTACCGGCCCGGCAGTCTATCCAAAGGTTACAAACCAGACTACCGGTGAGTTTGTGGCCGTGCGAAAAGAGTTGCTGGAGGATGAAACCCTCTATATCAACACAGCCTACAGCGAGAAGTCCATTGAAATTGAAAAAAACGGTGTCCGGCGTAATGGTTACAACTATATCGACCAGAACAGCTTTTTATCCTTTAATCTGGCAGTGGGTGACAATATTTTAGAGTACAGTAACGGGCGTACCGATTTAACCAATGCCGTCGAGGTAAGGTATCGGCGGCGCTATTTAGGCATATGA